One Eubacteriales bacterium mix99 genomic window carries:
- a CDS encoding zinc-binding dehydrogenase, producing METRALRMYGAKDLRVEEFELPEITDDEILVKVISDSVCMSTYKCAILGSRHKRVPENVATHPVIMGHEFAGEIVQVGKNHRIKFAPGMKFALQPALNYKGTMWSPGYSYEYFGGNATYTIIPPEVMELGCLLEYNGDSFFEASLAEPISCSIGAFHSCYHTIANTYDHVMGTKQGGKLALLAGGGPMGLGAVDYALNCDNPPSLLVVTDLDASRIERLGKLFPKEKYAARGIQVVFLQTGKDGDAVKQLMELSPEGYDDVFVYAPVQGLVRVASDILGRDGCMNFFAGPTDPGFSGQVNLYDVHYNRTHVLGSTGGNLEDMKEALRLTQEKRIHPAIMITHVGGLNSAAETVLHLPEMSGGKKLIYNQIDMELTALEDLREKGKTDKRFADLADIVDHHDGLWNKEAEDYLLNHWK from the coding sequence ATGGAGACAAGAGCGCTTAGAATGTATGGTGCAAAGGATTTGAGGGTGGAAGAATTTGAACTGCCTGAAATCACCGATGATGAGATCCTTGTGAAGGTTATCAGCGACAGTGTATGCATGTCTACCTATAAATGTGCAATCCTGGGAAGCAGGCATAAACGGGTACCGGAGAATGTCGCCACCCATCCGGTCATCATGGGCCATGAATTTGCAGGGGAAATTGTCCAGGTGGGCAAAAATCATCGGATTAAGTTTGCTCCCGGCATGAAGTTTGCCCTGCAGCCTGCTCTGAACTACAAGGGCACCATGTGGTCCCCCGGATATTCCTACGAATACTTCGGAGGAAATGCAACCTATACCATCATTCCCCCTGAGGTGATGGAACTTGGCTGTCTGCTGGAATACAACGGCGATTCCTTTTTTGAAGCCTCTCTGGCAGAGCCGATTTCCTGTTCCATCGGAGCCTTCCATTCGTGCTACCATACCATAGCGAACACCTATGATCATGTGATGGGCACGAAACAGGGGGGAAAGCTTGCCCTTCTCGCCGGCGGAGGGCCTATGGGTCTCGGAGCAGTGGATTATGCGCTCAACTGTGACAATCCTCCTTCGCTTCTGGTGGTTACGGATCTGGATGCCAGCCGCATTGAACGGCTCGGCAAACTGTTCCCCAAAGAAAAATATGCCGCCCGGGGCATACAGGTTGTTTTCCTTCAGACGGGGAAAGATGGGGATGCCGTAAAACAGCTGATGGAACTATCGCCGGAAGGCTATGATGACGTTTTCGTTTATGCTCCGGTACAGGGGCTGGTCCGGGTCGCATCGGACATTCTGGGCAGGGACGGATGCATGAACTTTTTTGCCGGGCCGACGGATCCGGGATTTTCAGGGCAGGTCAATTTATATGATGTACATTACAACCGGACCCATGTGCTGGGAAGTACCGGCGGAAATCTGGAGGATATGAAGGAAGCCCTGCGTCTCACTCAGGAGAAGCGGATCCATCCCGCGATTATGATTACCCATGTGGGAGGCCTGAACAGCGCCGCGGAAACGGTGCTCCATCTGCCGGAGATGTCCGGCGGCAAGAAGCTCATTTATAATCAGATTGACATGGAACTGACGGCTCTGGAAGATTTACGGGAAAAAGGGAAAACCGATAAACGGTTTGCGGATCTGGCGGACATT
- a CDS encoding serpin family protein, with protein MKRQITAGVLDFLFLFSMMFSLTGCSTDTDKVHAADLMDGIKPNQMIDAYLTDEQTDAIADFSVKLFQNTATGAKNPLISPVSVLCALAMTANGAQGETLAQMEKVFGLPVSSLNEYLHIYMDHLSSGDKYKVHLANSIWFRDDDRLKVEKDFLQINADCYGASVYKAAFDDATRKDINHWVGRNTDGMIPDILDKIPEKAVMYLVNALAFDAEWEDIYRKGEVRDGTFTTVSGKKKSVKMMYGGEHMYLDSGSATGFMKYYADRKYALAALLPDEGISIQDAIAGLTGSELQNTLRDAQEAVVNAAIPKFESRSAFEMQDVLSGMGMSDAFDAGLADFTRLGRYDNGNENIFISRVIHKTYISVNEKGTRAGAATAVEMTTESAMQDEKTVCLDRPFVYLLLDCETNLPLFIGAVTDIGK; from the coding sequence ATGAAAAGACAGATAACGGCAGGAGTCCTTGATTTCCTGTTCCTCTTTTCCATGATGTTTTCCCTCACCGGCTGCAGTACGGATACGGATAAAGTGCATGCAGCGGATCTCATGGACGGCATAAAACCCAATCAGATGATTGACGCTTACCTGACTGACGAACAAACGGATGCAATAGCTGATTTTTCTGTGAAATTGTTTCAAAACACTGCAACCGGCGCTAAGAATCCATTGATTTCACCTGTCTCTGTGCTGTGTGCCCTTGCCATGACAGCCAATGGAGCGCAGGGCGAGACCCTTGCACAGATGGAGAAAGTTTTCGGCCTTCCGGTATCAAGTCTGAATGAATATCTGCACATCTATATGGATCATCTTTCTTCCGGCGACAAATACAAGGTCCACCTGGCCAATTCCATCTGGTTCAGGGATGACGACAGGCTGAAGGTGGAGAAGGATTTCCTTCAGATCAATGCGGACTGCTATGGAGCATCTGTCTACAAGGCAGCTTTTGACGATGCCACACGGAAGGACATCAATCACTGGGTCGGCAGGAACACGGATGGCATGATCCCGGATATCCTGGACAAAATTCCGGAAAAGGCTGTGATGTACCTTGTCAATGCCCTGGCCTTTGATGCTGAGTGGGAGGACATTTATAGGAAGGGCGAGGTACGGGACGGCACATTTACCACGGTATCCGGAAAGAAAAAAAGCGTGAAAATGATGTACGGCGGTGAACACATGTATCTTGACAGCGGCAGTGCCACGGGCTTTATGAAATACTATGCGGATCGCAAATATGCCTTAGCTGCTCTGCTGCCTGATGAGGGGATTTCAATTCAGGATGCCATTGCAGGTCTTACCGGCAGTGAGCTTCAAAACACTCTTCGGGATGCGCAGGAAGCAGTGGTGAACGCAGCAATCCCCAAATTTGAAAGCAGGAGTGCCTTTGAAATGCAGGATGTGCTGTCCGGCATGGGAATGAGCGATGCGTTCGACGCAGGCCTTGCGGACTTTACCCGGCTGGGCCGGTACGACAACGGCAACGAAAACATCTTTATCAGCCGCGTGATTCATAAAACCTATATCTCTGTAAACGAGAAAGGCACCAGGGCCGGTGCTGCAACGGCAGTGGAGATGACAACCGAATCCGCCATGCAGGACGAAAAGACCGTTTGTCTGGACCGTCCCTTTGTTTATCTGCTTCTGGACTGTGAGACGAATCTGCCTCTGTTTATCGGGGCAGTGACGGATATCGGCAAATAA
- a CDS encoding diacylglycerol kinase family lipid kinase: protein MRCVLIVNPKAGTRNPLETVFPSVRAAFCDRKVDFTWYETKYPGHATEIAEREAARGDTVAIYGFGGDGTLSEIASGLIGKENAAVGIFPCGSGNDYIKTFGSMEDFLSPEKQLHAQPGVVDMIRSGDQYAMNLCTVGMDAKIPLEVEKLKRFRFLSGPAAYNLGLIRTILGRIGDEMLITIDGSRRYEDCFLMAVAACGRYYGGGYHAAPEAVPDDGLLDFILIRKPAFHRLPKLISLYKAGKHLKSKEFDGILTFHRGKRMEIMTAQPVAQNLDGECSMVERTSFEVVPSAVRFLIPQG, encoded by the coding sequence TTGCGCTGTGTTCTTATTGTGAATCCAAAGGCGGGCACCCGAAACCCGCTGGAGACGGTTTTTCCCTCCGTTCGGGCGGCTTTTTGTGATCGAAAGGTGGATTTCACCTGGTATGAAACAAAATATCCGGGTCATGCCACGGAGATTGCCGAAAGGGAGGCAGCCAGGGGAGACACTGTGGCAATTTACGGTTTTGGCGGCGACGGAACGCTGAGCGAAATCGCTTCGGGGCTGATCGGCAAAGAGAATGCAGCGGTTGGCATTTTTCCATGCGGTTCCGGAAATGACTACATCAAAACATTTGGTTCGATGGAGGACTTTCTGTCTCCGGAAAAGCAGCTTCACGCGCAGCCCGGGGTTGTGGATATGATCCGTTCGGGAGATCAGTATGCCATGAATCTCTGCACAGTGGGCATGGACGCTAAGATCCCCCTGGAGGTGGAAAAGCTGAAACGTTTCCGTTTTCTCAGCGGGCCGGCTGCCTATAACCTGGGGCTGATCAGGACGATTCTTGGCCGGATCGGAGACGAGATGCTGATTACCATCGACGGAAGCAGGAGATATGAAGACTGTTTTCTGATGGCAGTGGCCGCATGCGGACGCTATTACGGAGGCGGATACCATGCTGCACCGGAAGCGGTTCCGGACGACGGTCTTCTGGACTTCATCCTGATCCGCAAGCCTGCTTTTCATCGTCTTCCGAAGCTGATCTCCCTTTATAAGGCAGGCAAGCATTTGAAGTCGAAGGAATTTGACGGGATTCTGACGTTTCATCGCGGGAAACGGATGGAGATCATGACAGCTCAGCCGGTGGCGCAGAACCTGGACGGAGAATGCAGTATGGTGGAGCGGACTTCCTTTGAGGTGGTGCCGTCTGCGGTGCGGTTCCTGATTCCGCAGGGATAA
- the gndA gene encoding NADP-dependent phosphogluconate dehydrogenase yields MKKADIGLIGLAVMGENLVLNMEGKGFTVAVFNRTVEKVTRFVEGRGKDRNIIGAYSIEELVSSLKKPRKVMLMVKAGKPVDDFIEKLIPCLEPGDIIIDGGNSHFPDTIRRTREVEAKGLLYVGTGVSGGEEGALKGPSIMPGGSKEAWLHVAPILQKISAKVEDGTPCCEWLGNDGAGHFVKMVHNGIEYGDMQLISEAYYIMKHALGMSAKEMHDVFDEWNKGELNSYLIEITRDILSKVDKETGKPMVDVIQDTAGQKGTGKWTSQAALDLGISAPTITEAVYARCASAVKEERKEASRILVGPAGKFDGVQEEFVEAIRQALFASKICSYAQGFAMMREASKVYGWDLNFGDIALMWRGGCIIRAQFLQTIKDAFDEQPNLTNLLLAPYFRDAVEKAQSGWRLVVSKAVNLGIPVPAFSSALSYFDSYRRETLPANMIQAQRDYFGAHTYRRLDKPGVFHTQWLNPSDEVTSDPV; encoded by the coding sequence ATGAAAAAAGCAGATATCGGCTTGATTGGTCTGGCAGTTATGGGGGAAAACCTGGTGCTGAACATGGAAGGCAAGGGTTTTACCGTGGCAGTATTCAACCGGACTGTGGAAAAGGTCACCCGTTTTGTGGAAGGCAGGGGGAAGGACAGGAACATCATCGGCGCTTATTCCATTGAGGAACTGGTAAGTTCCCTGAAGAAACCCCGCAAGGTCATGCTGATGGTCAAGGCCGGCAAACCGGTGGATGACTTCATTGAAAAACTGATTCCTTGTCTGGAGCCGGGGGACATCATCATTGACGGCGGAAATTCCCACTTCCCGGACACCATACGCCGGACAAGGGAAGTGGAGGCAAAAGGACTTCTCTATGTTGGAACTGGTGTTTCCGGCGGTGAGGAAGGCGCTTTGAAAGGCCCCAGCATTATGCCCGGAGGTTCGAAAGAAGCGTGGCTCCATGTGGCTCCCATTCTTCAGAAGATTTCCGCGAAGGTGGAAGACGGTACTCCCTGCTGTGAGTGGCTGGGAAACGACGGCGCCGGCCATTTTGTAAAAATGGTTCATAACGGCATTGAATACGGTGATATGCAGCTCATCAGCGAAGCCTACTATATCATGAAGCACGCCCTGGGGATGTCCGCAAAGGAAATGCATGATGTATTTGACGAGTGGAACAAGGGGGAACTGAACAGCTATCTGATAGAGATTACCCGGGATATTCTGTCCAAAGTGGACAAGGAAACCGGAAAGCCCATGGTGGATGTGATTCAGGATACGGCCGGCCAGAAGGGAACCGGCAAATGGACCAGCCAGGCGGCTCTGGATCTGGGAATTTCCGCTCCCACCATTACAGAAGCGGTATATGCCCGCTGTGCTTCTGCCGTGAAGGAAGAGCGCAAAGAGGCATCCAGAATACTGGTCGGACCGGCAGGCAAATTTGACGGGGTCCAGGAGGAGTTTGTCGAGGCCATCCGGCAGGCATTGTTCGCATCCAAGATCTGTTCCTATGCCCAGGGCTTTGCCATGATGCGGGAAGCTTCGAAGGTATATGGATGGGATCTGAATTTTGGCGACATCGCCCTGATGTGGCGGGGAGGGTGCATTATTCGGGCACAGTTCCTGCAGACCATCAAGGACGCCTTTGACGAGCAGCCCAATCTGACCAATCTGCTCCTGGCTCCGTACTTCCGGGATGCCGTGGAGAAAGCCCAGTCCGGATGGCGTCTGGTGGTCAGCAAAGCTGTCAATCTGGGGATTCCGGTACCGGCCTTCAGTTCCGCTCTGTCCTATTTTGACAGCTACCGGAGGGAAACCCTGCCGGCCAATATGATTCAGGCCCAACGGGATTACTTTGGCGCTCATACCTATCGGCGGCTGGACAAACCCGGTGTATTTCATACCCAGTGGCTGAATCCGTCGGATGAAGTCACCAGCGATCCGGTATAA
- a CDS encoding lactate racemase domain-containing protein — translation MVEIIRKDDGGLTDSVLKESLSESLVRYREQYGRPLQKVLLLPPDFTRFHSGTGKLTNLYYKLLSPACHVDIMPALGTHMPMTNEEITEMFGADIPRERFLVHNWRTDVVTLGQVPGSFVREVSDGLIDYSIDVQVNKRLVDPSYDLIISLGQVVPHEVVGMANYTKNILVGCGGFQMINKSHMLGAIYGLERMMGRDETPVRRVFDYAEQKFLKDIPLLYVLTVTSRTEGRQRMNGLFIGRGRRIFEEAVALSQEKNLTFVDQPFQKVVVYLDPSEFKSTWLGNKAIYRTRMAIADDGDLIILAPGVRQFGEDPDNDRFIRKYGYVGRKRILDLYQKNDEGLKSNLSVAAHLIHGSSDGRFRITYAVEKLTREEVEGVNFHYMPYREAVKKYNPETLTDGFHTLEDGGTIYYISNPAVGLWALREHFFPDHKPKEQQDKKEKQE, via the coding sequence ATGGTTGAAATAATCCGAAAGGATGACGGGGGCCTGACGGACAGTGTCCTGAAGGAATCCCTTTCCGAATCCCTGGTCCGATACCGGGAACAGTACGGGAGGCCGCTTCAAAAGGTCCTGCTGCTGCCGCCCGATTTTACCCGGTTTCATTCCGGCACGGGAAAGCTGACAAATCTGTACTATAAATTGCTTTCTCCTGCCTGTCATGTGGATATCATGCCGGCTTTGGGCACCCATATGCCCATGACCAATGAGGAAATCACCGAAATGTTCGGGGCCGACATTCCCAGGGAGCGATTCCTGGTACATAACTGGCGTACTGATGTGGTGACTCTGGGGCAGGTGCCCGGTTCGTTCGTCCGGGAGGTTTCCGACGGACTCATCGATTATTCCATTGATGTTCAGGTAAACAAACGTCTGGTGGATCCTTCCTATGATCTGATCATTTCCCTGGGGCAGGTCGTTCCTCACGAAGTGGTGGGGATGGCCAACTATACCAAGAACATTCTGGTGGGCTGCGGCGGTTTTCAAATGATCAATAAAAGCCATATGCTGGGAGCCATCTATGGCCTGGAGCGGATGATGGGGCGGGATGAGACCCCGGTCCGCCGGGTCTTTGATTATGCCGAGCAGAAGTTTTTGAAGGATATCCCGCTGCTGTATGTGCTGACCGTAACGTCCAGGACAGAAGGTCGTCAACGGATGAACGGACTTTTTATCGGGCGGGGACGCAGGATATTTGAGGAAGCGGTGGCTTTGAGTCAGGAGAAGAATCTGACCTTTGTGGACCAGCCTTTTCAGAAAGTCGTCGTTTATCTGGATCCTTCCGAATTCAAAAGCACCTGGCTGGGCAACAAGGCCATTTATCGCACAAGGATGGCCATTGCGGACGACGGGGATCTGATCATACTGGCACCGGGGGTCCGGCAGTTCGGGGAGGATCCCGACAACGACCGGTTCATCCGTAAATATGGCTATGTGGGCAGGAAAAGGATCCTGGATCTCTATCAAAAAAATGATGAGGGACTGAAGAGCAATCTTTCCGTGGCCGCCCATTTGATTCATGGCTCTTCCGACGGCAGGTTCCGTATTACCTACGCGGTGGAAAAGCTGACCCGGGAGGAAGTGGAAGGCGTCAACTTTCATTATATGCCCTACCGCGAGGCAGTCAAAAAGTACAATCCTGAAACTTTGACGGATGGGTTCCATACGCTGGAGGACGGCGGGACCATTTACTACATCAGTAATCCGGCAGTGGGACTCTGGGCACTGAGGGAGCATTTCTTCCCGGATCACAAGCCCAAAGAACAGCAGGATAAAAAGGAGAAACAAGAGTAG
- a CDS encoding alpha/beta hydrolase family protein yields MKCVTPYEHNQSLLAKMVPSMRYDGKEPFENWQGKARQKLTELLGLPFERCADELSVEYTEEKEKFREIRFRFQSEEGYFVPCHLLVPRGKAEPLPVVICLQGHTTGMHLSLGRSKHADPGEEGSAVGEDQDFAIRAVREGYCALAMEQRNFGECGGTEKGPDCQNSTMTALLIGRTTMGERVWDIQRAIDVLEKHFSMVDAHKIICMGNSGGGTAAFYAGCLEPRISYVMSGSAVCTYEDSIAARHHCTCNYIPGIRRYFEMGDLAGLIAPRYLEIVAGKDDPIFPLSGAKKSYELARSLFRVAGVEDHCRLVVGNGGHRFYADPAWPVMNVFVKENE; encoded by the coding sequence ATGAAGTGTGTGACACCGTATGAGCATAACCAGTCCCTGTTGGCAAAAATGGTGCCGTCCATGCGTTATGATGGGAAGGAGCCCTTTGAGAACTGGCAGGGGAAGGCCCGTCAAAAACTTACGGAGCTGCTGGGGCTGCCTTTTGAAAGATGTGCCGATGAGCTTTCAGTGGAATACACAGAGGAGAAAGAAAAATTCCGGGAGATCCGTTTTCGATTTCAAAGTGAGGAAGGATATTTTGTTCCCTGCCATTTGCTGGTGCCAAGGGGGAAAGCGGAGCCCCTGCCTGTAGTAATATGTCTGCAGGGGCATACCACGGGGATGCATCTTTCCCTGGGCAGATCAAAGCATGCGGATCCGGGGGAGGAAGGATCCGCTGTCGGAGAGGACCAGGATTTTGCCATCCGCGCGGTGAGGGAAGGTTATTGTGCCCTGGCGATGGAGCAAAGGAATTTTGGAGAGTGCGGCGGGACGGAAAAAGGGCCCGACTGCCAGAATTCCACCATGACGGCTCTTTTGATCGGAAGGACCACGATGGGGGAACGGGTGTGGGATATCCAGAGGGCGATTGATGTACTGGAGAAACATTTTTCAATGGTGGATGCCCATAAAATTATCTGCATGGGAAATTCGGGAGGAGGAACGGCAGCTTTTTACGCCGGATGCCTGGAGCCCCGTATTTCCTATGTCATGTCAGGCAGTGCAGTCTGCACCTACGAGGATTCCATCGCCGCCAGACATCATTGTACCTGCAACTATATTCCCGGCATTCGCCGATATTTTGAAATGGGGGATCTGGCAGGCCTGATCGCGCCGCGTTATCTGGAAATCGTTGCGGGAAAAGACGATCCCATTTTTCCGTTATCCGGAGCAAAAAAAAGCTATGAACTGGCCCGGTCCCTGTTCCGTGTGGCAGGCGTGGAAGACCATTGCCGACTTGTAGTAGGGAATGGCGGTCATCGCTTTTATGCGGATCCTGCCTGGCCGGTGATGAATGTTTTCGTGAAGGAGAACGAATGA
- a CDS encoding sulfatase-like hydrolase/transferase has product MLKSRKIVFIMTDTQRWDMLGCYRNTGLRTPNLDRLAGEGIRYDRAYTTQPVCQPARAGIFTGQYPHSVGSWANSSGLSNNARTIGQRLSKEGVHTAYIGKYHLDGGDYFGLGKCPDGWDPEYWYDMRNYLEELTDRERLDSRNADLMLSRDFSETFPFGHRCTDRAIDFLKRCHSEDFFLVLSYDEPHSPSICPMPYSKMYQDFAFPISDNVYDDMRGKPEHQKIWGREQMERDKSDLRIRAPFLFGCNSYIDHEIGLVMGAVEQYAQDAIVIYTSDHGDMLCSHNLTGKGPCAYDEITRIPLIIKGKGVPRGQVDPHPVSHINLTPTILEMMDATIPPVLEGKSLLRGIEDPAVRVNDYVFMEFGRYEVDHDGFGGFQPLRTVFDGRYKLTINLLSGDELYDLQEDPGEMKNLISSARHRKIRNQLHDVLLQHMNETRDPFRGYYWERRPWREDASPATWDYTLMTRQREEDPYFEDRQLDYGTGLPMKNATRKKG; this is encoded by the coding sequence ATGCTAAAAAGTCGGAAGATCGTTTTCATCATGACCGACACCCAGCGCTGGGATATGCTTGGGTGCTACCGGAATACCGGGCTGAGAACGCCCAATCTGGACCGGCTGGCGGGGGAAGGGATCCGATATGACCGGGCGTATACGACACAGCCGGTATGCCAGCCTGCCCGCGCTGGCATTTTTACCGGCCAATACCCGCATTCCGTGGGCAGCTGGGCAAACAGCTCCGGCCTTTCCAATAATGCGAGGACCATTGGGCAGCGGCTTTCCAAGGAAGGAGTCCATACTGCATATATCGGAAAATATCATCTGGACGGAGGAGATTATTTCGGTCTGGGGAAATGTCCCGATGGCTGGGACCCTGAATATTGGTACGATATGAGAAACTACCTGGAGGAACTGACAGACCGGGAACGGCTGGATTCCCGGAATGCAGATCTCATGCTGAGCCGGGACTTTTCGGAGACCTTTCCCTTTGGACACCGATGCACCGACCGGGCCATCGACTTTCTGAAACGCTGTCACAGTGAGGATTTTTTTCTGGTCCTTTCCTATGATGAACCCCACTCTCCTTCCATTTGCCCGATGCCTTATTCCAAAATGTATCAGGATTTTGCTTTCCCCATCAGCGATAATGTATATGATGATATGCGTGGGAAACCCGAACACCAAAAGATCTGGGGCAGGGAACAGATGGAAAGGGACAAGTCGGATCTGCGTATCCGCGCGCCGTTCTTGTTTGGGTGCAACAGCTACATTGACCATGAGATTGGCCTGGTAATGGGTGCGGTGGAACAGTACGCACAGGATGCGATTGTCATTTATACCTCCGATCACGGCGATATGCTCTGCTCTCATAATCTGACGGGGAAAGGTCCCTGTGCTTATGATGAGATTACCCGGATTCCTTTGATTATAAAGGGGAAAGGGGTGCCCCGGGGACAGGTGGATCCTCATCCCGTCTCCCATATCAATCTGACGCCGACCATTCTGGAAATGATGGACGCCACCATTCCCCCTGTCCTGGAGGGAAAGAGCCTTCTCAGGGGAATCGAAGACCCGGCCGTACGGGTCAATGATTATGTGTTTATGGAGTTTGGCCGATATGAAGTGGATCATGACGGATTTGGCGGCTTTCAGCCCCTGCGCACCGTATTTGACGGACGGTACAAACTGACAATCAACCTGTTATCCGGGGATGAACTGTATGACTTGCAGGAGGATCCGGGGGAAATGAAAAATCTGATTTCATCTGCCCGGCACAGGAAGATCCGCAATCAGCTTCATGATGTTCTTTTGCAGCATATGAACGAGACCCGCGATCCGTTTCGCGGATATTATTGGGAAAGGCGTCCCTGGAGGGAGGATGCCTCCCCGGCAACCTGGGACTATACGCTGATGACGCGCCAGCGGGAGGAAGATCCTTACTTTGAGGACCGGCAGCTGGATTACGGTACCGGCCTGCCCATGAAAAATGCAACCCGGAAAAAGGGATAA
- a CDS encoding transporter, which produces MKSKLNITKTLNRIADLVELIIAFIIIIAVLCLLGHVIAGLFTRQFLLGQFDFHELLSGLFNIIIGLEFTRMLCKHTPETIVEVLMFATARQMIVEHSGPLDTLLGVIAIGLLFAMRKYLQPGLSEEDGNIYIKNLRHTIRKRRNKKELPEEDS; this is translated from the coding sequence ATGAAAAGTAAACTGAATATCACCAAAACATTGAACCGTATAGCAGATCTTGTGGAATTGATCATTGCATTCATTATAATTATCGCCGTTTTATGCCTTCTGGGACATGTGATCGCCGGCTTGTTCACCCGGCAATTTTTATTGGGCCAGTTTGATTTTCATGAGCTGCTGTCCGGACTGTTCAATATCATCATTGGCCTGGAGTTTACGCGGATGCTCTGCAAGCATACCCCTGAAACCATCGTTGAGGTACTCATGTTTGCCACAGCCAGGCAGATGATTGTGGAGCACTCCGGCCCGTTGGATACGCTACTGGGCGTTATTGCCATCGGCCTGTTGTTTGCCATGCGGAAATATCTTCAGCCAGGGCTTTCCGAGGAGGACGGCAATATATACATCAAAAATCTTCGGCATACGATAAGAAAACGAAGAAACAAAAAGGAACTGCCGGAGGAAGACAGCTAA
- a CDS encoding YitT family protein, producing the protein MKKSKTMNKSKTMNKSVIKEYFLIVLGSLLTALSFNFFFIPNEIAPGGLSGLASVFYFLFDFPVGVTTLVLNIPLFLTGIRQLGGTFGVRTLLATILLSVFIDLVKVPALTNDSLLASIYGGILMGLGLGIIFRMNATTGGTDLLARLIHQHFSSISVGLVLFMVDLSVVLLAAIFLGPSQGLYAVVALALSSKVVDMVQEGLNSAKAVFIISDHSEEISQWILKELDRGATLLSGKGAYTGKGKDVILCAVNRTQIAELKGMIHEIDSAAFILVADVREVTGEGFSG; encoded by the coding sequence ATGAAAAAAAGCAAAACAATGAACAAAAGCAAAACAATGAACAAAAGCGTGATAAAGGAATATTTTCTAATCGTATTGGGCTCCCTTCTGACGGCTCTTTCCTTTAATTTTTTCTTTATTCCCAATGAAATCGCACCGGGCGGATTAAGCGGACTTGCTTCCGTTTTTTATTTTCTGTTTGATTTCCCGGTTGGCGTTACGACCCTGGTTCTGAATATTCCTCTGTTTTTAACCGGCATTCGGCAGTTGGGAGGAACATTCGGCGTCCGGACACTGCTTGCCACCATTCTCCTTTCGGTGTTCATTGACCTGGTCAAGGTACCAGCGCTTACCAACGACAGCCTCCTGGCCTCCATCTACGGCGGAATTCTGATGGGACTGGGGCTTGGCATTATTTTCCGCATGAACGCCACCACCGGCGGGACGGATCTCCTTGCCAGACTGATCCATCAGCATTTCTCATCCATTTCCGTCGGTCTGGTGCTGTTTATGGTGGATCTGTCCGTGGTGCTGCTGGCAGCTATTTTTCTGGGACCCAGCCAGGGCCTGTACGCTGTTGTGGCGCTGGCCCTGAGCTCAAAAGTGGTGGATATGGTGCAGGAAGGTCTGAATTCGGCCAAGGCTGTTTTCATCATATCGGATCACTCCGAAGAAATCTCCCAATGGATTTTGAAGGAACTGGACCGGGGAGCTACCTTGCTGAGCGGAAAAGGCGCCTATACCGGCAAGGGAAAAGATGTCATACTCTGCGCGGTCAACCGGACGCAGATAGCCGAATTGAAGGGCATGATCCATGAAATCGATTCCGCTGCCTTTATTCTGGTAGCCGATGTAAGGGAGGTGACGGGGGAGGGGTTCAGCGGCTGA
- a CDS encoding type II toxin-antitoxin system PemK/MazF family toxin, which translates to MTMVRRGEIYYADLSPVVGSEQGGVRPVLVVQNDIGNKYSPTVIIAAITSQINRGKLPTHVEISARDYGLPKDSVILMEQVRTIDKKRLKEKIGFLSAEVMKTVDEAIQISFGLIEL; encoded by the coding sequence ATGACCATGGTAAGAAGAGGAGAAATCTATTATGCCGATTTGAGCCCCGTGGTGGGTTCCGAGCAGGGTGGTGTCCGACCGGTGCTGGTTGTCCAGAATGATATCGGCAATAAGTACAGTCCCACCGTGATTATTGCTGCCATCACATCCCAGATCAACAGAGGAAAGCTTCCAACCCATGTGGAAATCAGTGCCAGGGACTATGGCCTGCCAAAGGATTCGGTAATTCTGATGGAACAGGTTCGGACCATAGACAAGAAAAGGCTGAAGGAAAAGATCGGATTCCTGTCTGCGGAAGTCATGAAAACCGTGGATGAGGCCATTCAGATCAGCTTCGGTTTGATAGAACTCTGA
- a CDS encoding ribbon-helix-helix protein, CopG family, producing the protein MAELKKILVSLPDSLLQEVDEIVAIEKKNRSEFIREAMKLYIRERHRIEIREKMKKGYEEMARINSEMTEVGLESDVRALEEYEAILSECE; encoded by the coding sequence GTGGCTGAGTTGAAGAAGATTTTAGTGAGTCTGCCGGACAGTTTGCTTCAGGAAGTGGACGAGATCGTAGCCATTGAGAAAAAGAATCGCAGCGAATTTATTCGTGAAGCGATGAAACTTTATATACGGGAAAGGCATAGGATAGAGATAAGGGAGAAGATGAAAAAAGGCTATGAAGAAATGGCCAGGATCAACTCAGAGATGACAGAAGTCGGCCTGGAGTCGGATGTCCGGGCATTGGAGGAATATGAGGCCATTTTATCGGAGTGTGAATGA